The window AAGGTGCTGAACTTCCTCGATTTCGCTGGCACGTGGGACCCGAGCCTCGCCTTCGTCATGGCGGGCGCGGTCGCAATCGCCTTTGTCGGCTTCCGCGTCGCCGGCGGGCGCGCCCGTCCAATCCTCGCCGAGCGCTTCCATTGGCCGGTCAGCCGGGCGGTTGATCCGCGCGTGATCGTCGGGCCGGCGGTGTTCGGGATCGGCTGGGGTCTCTCCGGCTTCTGCCCCGGTCCGGCCGTCGCGGCTTTGGGCCTGCTGGCGCCCGGGACCTTCGTCTTCGTCGGCGCCATGCTGATCGGCATGGCGATCGCCCGTGCCCTCACCGCCCCGCGCGTGCCGCAGGACCAATCCCACCCGGTCGCCGGCACCCGGCCGTAACCGCCGCAATCATGAGGTGAAGATCATGAGGTCTCGATCGTGAAGCCGCTACCGAGCGAGACCGCGGCTTCCGCGGGCTGGGACCTCGACGCCATCGTGGCCGATCTTCGGCGCTCGCGGGAGGTGCTGCACAACATCCGCCACAAGGGCAGCGTCCGCGAACTGCCCTCGCGCCGGGCGCTCGCGGAGGTCGTGGAGCACCTCTCGGCCGCGCTGTTCCCAACCCATTTCGGGGCAACGGATCTCACCGACGAGAGCATCGATTATTTCGTCGGCGCGAGCCTCGGCCAGGCCCTGTCTGCGCTCGCCGAGCAGATTCGGCGCGGACTTCGCTTCGGTCCGGCTCAGGTCGAAGCCGAGACCGGGCTCGAGGCGAAGGCGGCCGAGATCACCCGCACCTTCGCCCACCAGCTTCCCGACATCCGCGCCCTTCTCGTCAGCGATCTCCAGGCCGCCTACGAGGGCGATCCCGCCGCGACCAGCTTCGCCGAGATCCTGCTCAGCTATCCCGGCGTGGTCGCCGTCCTTCATTACCGGCTCGCCCATGCCTTGCACCGCCTGGGCGTGCCCTTCCTGGCGCGGCTCATTTCCAAGATCGCCCACTCCCAGACGGGGATCGACATTCACCCCGCCGCCGAGATCGGGTCCGGCTTCTTCATCGACCACGGCACGGGGGTCGTGATCGGCGAGACGGCGATCATCGGCAACCACGTCCGGCTCTACCATTCGGTGACCCTCGGCGCGAAGCGCTTCGCGGTCGACGAGACCGGCGCCCTCATCAAGGGAAAGCCGCGCCACCCGATCGTCGAGGACGATGTCGTGATCTATGCCGGCGCCACCGTGCTCGGTCGCATCACCATCGGGCGCGGTGCCGTCATCGGCGGCAATGCCTGGGTCACCCAGGACGTCGCGCCGGGTGCGGTTCTCCTCAAAGCCGCGTCGGATTGATGACACGCGCCGCGGCGCGGCGGGCGATCCGGCCGCGCCGTCGAGACGATCATGGCTTTACACGGTCGCGACGAGGAATTTGGTTCTCTCAAAAGACCGTGATCGGGATGGAGTAAAACATTTCATAGAGACTTTCCGGCATCCTAATTTTATCTTTGTTTCATTGATTTCAAGATGTTGACGACGTTCTGCGCAGTGATACGCTTGGTATTGTAGAAGCATAATTCGTCGAAAGCCTCCGCGTAGAGCGCGGATTGTCGAGAGATAAAGGCGCGATAAGGCGCGCGGGCCGTCTTTTGTGGTCCGTAAGGGAGATGTTCTGTCGGGCGATCTCGACGGACATCCCGCATGACACGCGCCGAACGTTTCCCCGAGCGAGAGCAAGAGCCAACATGACTTCACCATCGAGCGTTCCCGCACCGCATCTCAGCGTCAGCGCTGGCGCGGCGCGCAATCTCGCCACCGCCACCGTCACGGCGGTCCAGAATTCTGAAACGACGCCGCGCTGGCTGCACCGGCTGCTGCCCTGGATCGACGTCGCCGGCGGTGTCTACCGCGTCAACCGGCGCAAGCTGGTCGTCGGCGGTGCCGGTCTGGTGGCGACCGAGGGGCACGGCGACGCGGCCCGCATCGTCGCGGAGAGCCTGCGCAGCATTCCAATCTTCGCTGCCCTCGACGCCGAAACGCTCGAGGCGCTCGCGGCGCGGTTCAAGGCGCGGCATCACGACGCCGGGGCTGAACTCCCGGCCGTCGGGGGGACTCACCGGACCCTGGTGGTCGTTGCCGAGGGTTCGGTCGAGCTGTTCGGGATCGGCCCCTATGGCGGTCGCCTGCGCGAGCGCCTCGTCGGCACTGGCGGCTTCTACGGGGAGCGTGGTCTCGTGGACGAGGCGGGCGGTCCGGCGAGCGCCGCGCGGGCGCTGTCCGCGGTCACCGTGCTGACGCTTGATCATGGAGCGCTCGCGGACGCGCCGGCGCTCGGCGCGGCGGTGGCGGCTGCCGCCGCGGCGCGAACCGCCCTCGAGGCGGATGCCAACATCTACGGAGAATCGAAGATCGATCTCCTCGCCGGCCATACCGGGGAGCCGCTGCTGCCGACGACCTTCGTCGACTATGCCGACCATCCCCGCGAATATCATCTGAGCACCATCCAGACGGTGCTGCACACCCACACCCGCATCACCGATCTCTACAGCAACCAGATCGACCAGCTTCGCGAGCAGGTCCGCCTCACCGTCGAGGCGGTGAAGGAGCGCGAGGAATGGGAGCTCATCAACAACCCGGATTTCGGCCTGCTCCATGAGGTGGCGCCGGGCTTCCGCGTGCCGACCCGCAGCGGCGCGCCGACGCCGGACGATCTCGACGAACTGATCGCGCTCGTCTGGAAGAAGCCCGCCTTCTTCCTCGCCCATCCGAAGGCGATCGCGGCGTTCGGCCGGGAAGCGACGCGGCGCGGCGTGCCGCCGGCGACGGTCAACCTGTTCGGTTCGCCGTTCATCACGTGGCGCGGCATTCCGCTGGTGCCGTCCGACAAGGTTCCGATCGTCCGCCGCAACGGCGTCGAGACCACGAGCATCCTGCTCTTGCGCGTCGGGGAAGGCGAACAGGGCGTCGTGGGCCTCCAGAAGGCGGGCGTCACCGGCGAGGTCGAGCCGGGGCTGTCGGTGCGCTACAGCGGCACCAACGAGCATTCCATCGCCTCTCATCTCGTCACGCGTTATTTCTCTGCGGCCGTCCTGATCGACGACGCCATCGCCCGCCTCGACGACGTGCTGATCGGTCAGTACCATGACTACAAATATTGAGGTCGGCCGGACGCCCGACTTTCCGTCGGGCGCCGAACTCACGGGGATCGTCAATGACGATCCCTTCCACTCCGCTCTGATCGCGCGGCTCGCGAACGAAATCTTCGCGGAGGCACGCGGCGGGCCGGCCCTGGGGATCCTCCCGGGGTCTGGCATCGCGTCGCCTGGGATCGCGTCGCCTGGGATCGTAGCGCCGGCGGCGACGTCGCCGGCGACCACCCCGCCGTCGTTCGCGCCGGCGCCCCCGAGCCCGCTGCATCTGGTGCTCCCTTCCGCCGACGCGGTCGATGCGGGCTTCGGTGTCCCGGTGGCGTCGGCGGCCGTGCCGACCGCGCCGACGGTGCCCGGCGCGTTCACGGCGCCCTCCAACGTTACGGCGCTGCCGTGGGTGGCGCCCGAGACGGTTTCCCCGGCGGTCAGCGCGCTCGAACCGGCGGCGGCGTCTCGCCCGCCGGTGCATCCGCCTCACCCGGGCGCGGAGCGCGCCACCGACGTGGCGTCCTCGCCGCATGAGGCAAACGGCCACCCAGGGGAACCCGCTCCGTTCGGCGCGGAGGATTCCTATCCCTTCGGCGAGCCGCGTTATGCCGGGGCGCTCGCGTTCCGGCACCACGCCGAGATCCCGACCGAGGGGCGCTATGGTGCCGCCGCGACGCCGGATTTCTATTTCCTCCAGCACGGCGGGTCGCGCAAGGCGGAGACGCGGGTCGAACCGCAGCCGCGCAGCCCGCAGGCCCCGGCCCATCATCCGGCCCCGCCGCTCTCCACCTTCGACGTGCAGGCGATCCGGCGCGACTTTCCGGCTCTGCACCAGACCGTGAACGGCAAGCCGCTCGTCTGGCTCGACAACGCGGCGACGACGCACAAGCCGCAGAGCGTCATCGACATCACGTCGGAGTTCTATTCGCGGCATAATTCGAACATCCACCGCGCGGCGCACACCCTCGCCGCGCGCTCAACCGATCTGTTTGAGGGCGCGCGGGATAAACTCCGCGATTTCGTCGGGGCGGCGGATTCGAAGGAGATCATCTTCCTGCGCGGCACCACCGAGGCGATCAACCTCGTCGCGCAGTCCTACGGCCGCAGCCATTTCAAGCCGGGCGACGAGATCGTCGTCACCCACATCGAGCACCACGCCAACATCGTGCCCTGGCAACTCGTCGCGCAGGCGACCGAGGCGGTGCTGCGGGCCGCGCCGGTCAACGATCGCGGCGAGCTCATCTTCGACAAGTTCGTCGCCCTGCTCGGGCCGCGGACGAAGTTCGTCTCGGTGACCCACGTCGCCAACGCGCTCGGCACCATCAACCCCGTCGAGCAGATCATCGCCGCGGCCCACGCCTGGGGCGTGCCGGTGCTCATCGACGCCGCGCAATCGTCGCCCCACATTCCGCTCGACGTGCGGGCGCTCGACGCCGACTTCCTGGTGCTCTCCGGGCACAAGGTGTTCGGACCGACCGGGATCGGCATCCTCTACGGCAAGGCGCATCTGCTCGAGGCGCTGCCGCCGTGGCAGGGCGGCGGTCACATGATCCGGGACGTGACCTTCGAGAAGACGGTCTTCAATCACATTCCGGAGAAGTTCGAGGCCGGGACGCCCGACATCGCCGGGGCGGTCGGGCTCGGCGCGGCGATCGACTATCTCCAGCGCGTCGGGCTGCCGGCGATCGCCGCCTACGAGCACGATCTCCTCGTCTATGCCACCGAGGCGCTCGCGACGGTGCCCAAGCTCCGCCTGATCGGCACCGCGGCGGCCAAGGCGAGTGTGCTTTCCTTCGTCATCGACGGCTACGCGCCGGATGCCGTGTCGCGCCATCTCGACAAGCACGGCATCGCGACGCGCTCCGGCCACCATTGCGCCCAGCCGGCTCTCAGGCGGTTCGGGGTCGAGACAACCGTTCGGGCCTCTCTCGCGTTCTACAACACGCGCGAGGACGTCGACGCGCTCATACGGGCCCTGCACCTGCTGCCACGCGCCTGAAGTGCGTGCGGCGGTCCAGGCTCGAAGCCAAGTGTGGTCGGGGGCTCGCCCCGGCCGCGCCGATCCGATCGACGGCGGAGTTGAGATCATGCCATTTCCATCAGCAGCGCGGCGATGGCGCGGCCGCGCCATCGCCTTCCTGGCCGCTCTCGTCGTGGCCGGGGCGGGCGTCCCGGCGCGGGCGGGCTCGGTCTACGACCACATCGAGGCGACGCACCAACTCGTCGTGGGGATGGAGGGCACCTATCCGCCGTTCAACTTCCAGGATTCCTCCGGCAAGCTGGTCGGATTCGAGGTCGATTTCGCCAATGCGCTCGCCGCCGAGCTGAAGGTGAAGCCGGTCTTCCAGCTCAGCAATTGGAGCGGTCTCCTCGGCGCGCTGCAATCGGGCCGCGTCGATGTCGTGATCAATCAGGTCGCCGACACACCGGAACGCGAGAAGATCTTCGATTTCTCCGAGCCCTATTCCTATTCCGGCATCCAGATCGTGGTGAAGAAGGGCAATCCGGACAACATCACCGGGCCGGAGACACTTGCTGGCAAGACGGTCGCTGCCGGGCTCGGCACCAATTATGGCCAGTGGCTCGTCAAGAACGTGCCGACTGCGATCCCGCGCACCTACGACGACAACGTCACGCCCTATCAGGATCTCGCCGCCGGCCGCATCGATGCGGTGCTCAACGACCGCCTCGTCGTCGCCGACATCGTCAAGCGCACCGGCAACGTCTTCGAGATCGTCGGCAAGCCGTTCGATCCCCAGGGCTCGTCGATCGCTCTGCCGAAGGACGCCGAATTGCAGGCGGCGCTGAACCACGCGATCGATGCGCTGCGAGCCAACGGCACGCTCAAGACGATCTCGGAGAAGTGGTTCGGGATCGACGTGACGGCGCGTCCGTGAGGCGGTGAGATCGATGGACCTCTCCGGCGCCTCGTCGCTTCAGCTCATCGCCCAGTCGCTCCCCTTCCTCCTGCGCGGCGCGGTCTATTCGATCGGCCTCGGGGTCGGCAGCATGGCGATCGGTCTCGTCATCGCCTTCTTCGTGGCGATCGTTCGTCTGCAAAGGGTCCCTGTGCTGGCGCTGGCCGCCCGCCTCTACGTCTCCTTCATCCGCGGCACGCCGCTTCTGGTGCAGCTCTTCCTGATCTATTACGGGTTGCCCCAATACGGCGTCACGCTGGGGCCGCTCACCTCGGCGCTGATCGGGTTTTCGCTCAGTGTCGGCGCCTATTCCTCGGAGATCCTGCGGGGCGCGATCGGGGCGATCGATCACGGTCAATGGGAAGCGGCAACCGTGATCGGCATGACGCGCTGGCAAACCCTGCGCCGCGTGATCCTGCCCCAGGCGGCGCGCACCGCCTTGCCCCCGCTCGGCAACAACTTCATCGGTCTCATCAAGGACACCTCGCTCGCCGCCACCATCCAGGTGCCCGAGCTGTTCCGCCAGGCGCAGCTCGTCACCGCGCGGACCTTCGACATCTTCGCCATGTATTTCGCCGCGGCCGCGATCTACTGGATCCTCTCGACCATCCTCGCCTTCGGGCAGGACCGTCTGGAGGTGCGGGCCAATCGCCACAGCCGCAGGTCCGTCGCATGAGGGACATCGCCCGCATGAGAGCGGCCCACCGCGTGAGGGAGATCCGCTCATGAGCATGATCTCGGTCACCGGGCTCGCCAAACGCTTCGGCGTCACGGAGGTGCTGAAGGGGATCGATCTCGAGGTGGAGCGCGGCGAGGTCGTCACGATCGTCGGCCCGAGCGGGTCCGGCAAGACGACGCTGCTGCGCTGTCTCGACCTTCTGGAAACGCCGACCGCCGGCCGCATCCGTGTGGGCGACGTCGTCATCGACGCCGCCCGGCCGCTGTCGCAGCAGAAGCGCGAGGTTCGCGCGCTGCGCCTGCGCCTCGGCTTCGTGTTCCAGAACTTCAATCTGTTCCCACACCGCACCGCGCTCGAGAACGTCATCGAAGGCCCGGTCGTCGTGAAGGGGGAAAGACGGGAGGCAGCGGTGACGCGGGCCCGGGCGCTGCTCGCCCGCGTCGGTCTCGCCGATCGCGCCGACGCCTATCCGAGCCACCTCTCGGGCGGCCAGCAACAGCGCGTCGCCATCGCCCGCGCGCTCGCCATGGACCCGGAGGTCATTCTGTTCGACGAGCCGACCTCCGCGCTCGATCCCGAGCTTGTCGGAGAGGTGCTCGGCACCATCCGCGATCTCGCCGCCGAGAAGCGGACGATGGTGATCGTCACCCACGAGATGCGCTTTGCGCGCGACGTCGCCGATCGCACGATCTTCGTCGACGGCGGCGTCATCGTGGAACAGGGGTCGTCGAAGGCGCTGTTCGACGAGCCGCGGGAAGAGCGCACCCGGCGCTTCCTGCAGAAGACGCGAGACGGGTCCTGACGGGCTCGAAGTCCCGCCGTCGCACCATCCCGCCGGCCCCCGGAGACAGCCTGATGACGTCGAGCCGAATCGCCTTCAACGCCTTCGATATGACGTGCATCATGCACCAGTCGCCGGGGCTCTGGACTCACCCCGAGGACCGCTCGACCGATTACAAGAAGCTCGGCTACTGGACCGATCTCGCGAGGCTTCTCGAGAGGGGCAAGTTCGACGGCTTGTTCATCGCCGACGTGCTCGGCGTCTACGACACCTACCAGCACTCGCCGGCGGCCTCGATCCGGCGGGCGATGCAGATCCCCGTCCACGATCCCCTGATGCAGGTCTCGGCAATGGCTGCGGTGACGGAGAAGCTCGGCTTCGGCATCACCGTCTCGGCGACCTACGAGCAGCCGTATGCGTTGGCCCGCCGGTTCAGTTCCCTCGACCACCTCACCGAGGGACGCATCGCCTGGAACATCGTGACGAGCTATCTCGACGGTGCGGCTCGCAATCTCGGCCATTCGCAGCAGGTCTCCCACGACGAGCGCTACGTCCTCGCCGACGAGGTGGTCGATATCTGCTACAAGCTTTGGGAGGGCTCCTGGGACGAGGACGCCGTCGTCGAGGATCGGGCGAACAAGATCTATGCCGACCCGGACAAGGTGCGGGGTATCGCGCACAAGGGCAAATATTTCTCGGTGCCCGGCGTCCATCTCAGCGAGCCGTCGCCCCAGCGGACGCCGGTGATCTGGCAGGCGGGCACCTCGCCGGCGGGACGGGCCTTCGCAGCGCGTCATGCCGAAGCGGTGTTCACCGTCGCCCCGACGTCCCGCATCCTGCGCAAATATGTCGACGATATCCGTGCGATCGCCGCCGACAACGGGCGCGATCCGCGCAGCGTGAAGATCTTCACGGAGATCACCATCGTCACGGCCGAGAGTGATGAAGCCGCGCAGGCCAAATACGAGGATTATCTCACCTACACTGATTATGAAGGCGCTCTCGCCTTCTATGCCGGGATCACCGGGATCGACCTGTCGCAGCTCGATCCAGATCAACCGTTGCAATATGTCGACACGGATTCGGCCCGCTTCGCGCTCGAGATCTTCTCCCGCGCCGATCCCGACCGGGTCTGGACACCCCATGAGGTGGCGAAGTTCGTCGGCATCGGCGCCATGGGGCCGGTCCTCGTCGGCGGGCCGGCGACGGTCGCGGATGAACTCGAGCGGTGGGTCGAGGAAGCCGACATCGACGGCTTCAACCTCGCTTACGCCATCACGCCCGGCACCTTCGAGGACTTCATCACCTTCATCGTGCCCGAGCTCCAGGCTCGTGGCCGCTATTGGCACGATTACGATGCCTCGACCACCGTCCGCGAGCGGCTCTACGGCGTCGGTCATACGCGCGTGCGCGACGACCATCCGGCGGCGCGCTACCGCCGCTGAACGGTTGTTCGCGGTCCTTCCGGCTCACACCTTCAGCCGGCGTTCCAGCCAGAGGCTGTAGCGCGAGCCGGCGGCCGAGATCACGAAATAGACGATGGCGGCAACTGTGAAGGCCTCGTTGTAGAAGCCGAGCCAGTTCGGGTCGGTCGCCGCGGCGCGCGCGGTGTTGAGGAAATCGAACAGGCCGATCACCGTCACCAGAGTGGTGTCGAGAAAGAGGCCGATCGCGAGGTTGACGAAGGAGGGGATCACCCGCCGGAGCGCCTGTGGCAGGATGATGAGCTGCATCGTCTGACGGTCGCTCAGGCCCAGCGCGCGGCCGCCCTCGAGCTGGCTCGTTTCGACCGACTGCAGGCCTGAGCGGACGATTTCCGCCATGTAGGCGGCGACGAAGAGGATGATCGCGATCTGCGCCCGCAACAGCTTGTCGATCGAGGCGCCGGCGGGAATCATCAGCGGGAAGACCAGCGTCGAGACATAGAGCACGGCGATCATCGGCACGCCGCGGAAGCCCTCGATGAAGGCGACGGCGAGAAGGCGGATCAAGCCCATCCGCGAGCGCCGTGCCAGCGCGAGGACGATTCCGAGCGGGAACGCGCCGAGGAAGCCCACCGCCGCGAGCAGCACGGTGAGCGGAAAGCCGCCCCAGTTCTGGGTTGGGACCGGGTGGCCGGTGAGCGTCCCGCCCATCAGCCCGATCGCCCCGGCGAACCCCACGATCACCAGCGCGAATAGTTTGCGGCCCCACAAACGCGGCGCGGCCATCAACACCAGCGTGGCGGCGATCAGCACGGTTGCCGCGGCCGCCTGTCCGTCGAGATTGCGCGGATAGAGGGCGAAGACGAGAAAGCGCGCCTTCTCGATGACGAAGATCCAGCACGCGCCGGTGCGGTCGTCGCACGCGGCGCGGGGCCCCGTGAACACCGCATCGACGAACGCCCAGCGCACGAACGGCCACAGCACGGCGGCGGCGAACAGGATGTAGGCGAGCGTGATCGCGATGTTGAGCGGCGAGCCGAACAGACCCTTGCGCCACTTGGCGAGCGCCCGGCGCACGGCCACCCGCGTGCCTTCGGCCGCAGGCTTGAAGGCGGTCACCGCCGTCATCGGCGCCCGCTCCGGGCGATCAGGCGCGCATTGTAGCGGTTCATGGCGAACGACACCGAGAGGCTGATCATCAGATAGACGGAGACCATGATGAAGATCGCCTCGACGGCCTGTCCCGTCTGATTGGCGACCGTGTTGACGATGCTGACGAGGTCCGGGTAGCCGATCGCCACCGCGAGGCTCGAGTTCTTGGTGAGGCTCAGATAGCTCGACGTCATCACCGGCAGGATGATGCGGACGGCCTGGGGCAGCACGACGAGTTGCAACGCCTTGGCGCGGGAGAGGCCGAGCGAACGGGCCGCCTCCCATTGTCCGGCCGGGATCGCCTCGATGCCGCTGCGCACGATTTCCGCGATGCCGGCGGCCGCGTTGACGACGAGCCCGACGAGGAGGGCCGAGAATTCCGGTGTCAGCGAGAGGCCGCCACGGATGTTGAAGCCCTTGAGGGCCGGAACATCGAGGCCGACGAGGCCCGGCTGCGCCACGGGCCAGACGAGCGCGGCCGCGAGCGCCCCGAGAGCCGCCGAGACGAGCAGGCGCCGCCGCAGCCGGAGGGCGGGCGAGGTGCGCGCCGCCACGATCGGCGCCGCGACCAGGATCACAGCGAGGAATGCGAAGGCCCAGGCGATAGCGGGCGTCGTGAACGTGAGGGCGGGGATGAAGACGCCGCGGTTCGACAGCAGCATGCCGGGTAGCGGCGAGAAGGCCTGCCGCGCCGCCGGCAGGGCGTGGAAGAGCCCGTTCCAGACGAAGAGCTGCAACAGGAGCGGCGTGTTGCGCATCAGCTCGACATAGGCCCGCACGGAACCCGACAGCAGCGGGTTCTCGGACAGCCTGCCGATCCCGAGGGCGACGCCGAGGATGGTCGCGAGCACGCATCCCGCCGCCGAGACGGCGAGCGTGTTCAGCAACCCGACCACGATCGCGCGGCCGAACGTGTCGGCCGGACTGTAGGCGATCAGGCTTTCGCCGATGTCGAAATTGGCGGCGCTGCGCAGGAAGTCGAAGCCGGGCCGGATGCCGGTGCGCTCGATGTTGGCATCCATCGTCGCGCCGAGCCAGGCGAACAGCGTGAGGACGGCGACGAACACCACGATCTGGGTCGCCGGCCGCTCGCCGATCCAGACCCGGATCGCATTGCGGGCGGGAGCCTGCGCCCCCGCCCCGCCCAGGAGTGCGGATTGCGTCATCGGCGGACCGTCACCGGAACGGCGGGGAATAGAGCAGACCGCCCTTCTCCCAGATCTGGTTCAGGCCGCGATCGAAGTTGAGCGGCGTGCCCTTGCCGACATTGCGATCGAAGATCTCGCCATAATTGCCCACGGTCTTGATGATGTTGTAGGCGAACTTCGGATCGAGGCCGATGGCCTGGCCGAGCGAGGGATCGACGCCGAGAAAGCGCTGGATCGAGGGGTCCTTGCTGGTCAGGAAGTCGTCGATGTTCTTCGACGTGATGCCGAGCTCTTCGGCCTGGATCGTCGCGTAGACCGTCCAGTTGACGATCTGCAGCCAGTCGTGGTCGCCGCCGCGGATCGCGGGCGCCAACGGCTCCTTCGAGAGGCGATCCGGAAGCAGCACGTAATCGTCCGGGTGCGCCGCCTGGGTCCGCCGCGAGGCGAGATCGGAGGAATCCTGGGTGAGCGCGTCGACGCGGCCGGATTCGAGCGCGGCGAGGAATTCCTTGCTGTCCTCGAACACGACCGGCGTGTAGCTCTTGCCCGTCTTGCGGAAGAAGTCCGCGATGTTGAGCTCGCCCGTGGTGCCGCTCTGGACGCCGATGGTGGCGCCGTCGAGATCGGCGCCCTTGGTGATGCCGAGCGACTTCTTCACCAGCAGGCCCTGGCCGTCATAGAAGATGACCGGCCCGAAATCGAAGCCGAGCTTGAACGAGCGGGTGATCGTCTCGGTCACGCCGGACAGCAGGACGTCGAACTCGCCGGCCTGCAGCGCCGGCAGACGCTGCTGCGGCGAAGACGAGGTGAACTCCACCTTGTTCGGGTCGTTGAAGACGGTGATGGCCAGTGCCCGACCGAAATCGATGAACAGCCCCTGCCACTTGCCGTTGCTGTCGGGGGCGAAGAAGCCGGGCGAGGTGCCGACGCCGACCTTGATGACCCCGCGCGACTTGATGGCATCGAGCGTCGCGCCGGCGTGGGCGGCAAAGGAAAAGGCCGAAATCGCGGCGGTCGTCAGGACGGTCAAAGCGGCGGTCTTCGCCAGACCTGTTCTCAGTCGGGAAAGCATTCGGGCATGCCTCTTCATGTCGTCTCACGGCGCTCGCGCGAGAGATCGAGGATCGGGGAACGGTCTTCGGCGCGGCCGCGAGATGCGGTGTCCAAGACCTGGCGATGCCTTTGTTGTTGTCTGCTGGAAGATATCAGGCGAGCCGATCCTAAGCGGCGCCGACGTGTCGATATAGAAACGCCATTCTAATTTGGGCTGGCGCGGTTGAATTAAATGGCTCCGGCGCAACCTCTGGCTAGGGCGTCGGGGCGATTATCGCCGGCCATCGCGCGCCGCGCCGCCGGCGCGCGGCTATGCTCGTGTTTCTCAAATCGTTCGATATTATAATCTAATAATCGCGATTTTTATGGAAATATATTTCTGACCATTCGCAGCGATCATGCGGCGCCTGTGAGTTCTATAAATGCAATTCTCCGGGCTGAGTTGAGAAGACTCCAAAAACTCACGATCTACAGCCGATCTTTTCCATCGATAGGGTCGTTTTTAGGTCGACGTTCCTGCCGGTCCACCGCTCGATCACGCTAGGCTGACGCTCTCGTTCGTCGAACCCGTTGAGCGCGCCCGTGTCTCCCAGTTCAGTTCTCGCAGCGCACGACATCACCAAGGCCTTCGGCTCGACCAAGGCCCTGCGGGGGGTGGATCTCACCCTCTACGCAGGACGCGCCGTGGCTCTCATGGGTGCCAACGGGGCGGGCAAGTCGACGCTCGTGAAGATCCTCTGCGGT is drawn from Segnochrobactrum spirostomi and contains these coding sequences:
- a CDS encoding LLM class flavin-dependent oxidoreductase — translated: MTSSRIAFNAFDMTCIMHQSPGLWTHPEDRSTDYKKLGYWTDLARLLERGKFDGLFIADVLGVYDTYQHSPAASIRRAMQIPVHDPLMQVSAMAAVTEKLGFGITVSATYEQPYALARRFSSLDHLTEGRIAWNIVTSYLDGAARNLGHSQQVSHDERYVLADEVVDICYKLWEGSWDEDAVVEDRANKIYADPDKVRGIAHKGKYFSVPGVHLSEPSPQRTPVIWQAGTSPAGRAFAARHAEAVFTVAPTSRILRKYVDDIRAIAADNGRDPRSVKIFTEITIVTAESDEAAQAKYEDYLTYTDYEGALAFYAGITGIDLSQLDPDQPLQYVDTDSARFALEIFSRADPDRVWTPHEVAKFVGIGAMGPVLVGGPATVADELERWVEEADIDGFNLAYAITPGTFEDFITFIVPELQARGRYWHDYDASTTVRERLYGVGHTRVRDDHPAARYRR
- a CDS encoding amino acid ABC transporter permease; the protein is MTAVTAFKPAAEGTRVAVRRALAKWRKGLFGSPLNIAITLAYILFAAAVLWPFVRWAFVDAVFTGPRAACDDRTGACWIFVIEKARFLVFALYPRNLDGQAAAATVLIAATLVLMAAPRLWGRKLFALVIVGFAGAIGLMGGTLTGHPVPTQNWGGFPLTVLLAAVGFLGAFPLGIVLALARRSRMGLIRLLAVAFIEGFRGVPMIAVLYVSTLVFPLMIPAGASIDKLLRAQIAIILFVAAYMAEIVRSGLQSVETSQLEGGRALGLSDRQTMQLIILPQALRRVIPSFVNLAIGLFLDTTLVTVIGLFDFLNTARAAATDPNWLGFYNEAFTVAAIVYFVISAAGSRYSLWLERRLKV
- a CDS encoding amino acid ABC transporter permease — its product is MTQSALLGGAGAQAPARNAIRVWIGERPATQIVVFVAVLTLFAWLGATMDANIERTGIRPGFDFLRSAANFDIGESLIAYSPADTFGRAIVVGLLNTLAVSAAGCVLATILGVALGIGRLSENPLLSGSVRAYVELMRNTPLLLQLFVWNGLFHALPAARQAFSPLPGMLLSNRGVFIPALTFTTPAIAWAFAFLAVILVAAPIVAARTSPALRLRRRLLVSAALGALAAALVWPVAQPGLVGLDVPALKGFNIRGGLSLTPEFSALLVGLVVNAAAGIAEIVRSGIEAIPAGQWEAARSLGLSRAKALQLVVLPQAVRIILPVMTSSYLSLTKNSSLAVAIGYPDLVSIVNTVANQTGQAVEAIFIMVSVYLMISLSVSFAMNRYNARLIARSGRR
- a CDS encoding amino acid ABC transporter substrate-binding protein, with the translated sequence MLSRLRTGLAKTAALTVLTTAAISAFSFAAHAGATLDAIKSRGVIKVGVGTSPGFFAPDSNGKWQGLFIDFGRALAITVFNDPNKVEFTSSSPQQRLPALQAGEFDVLLSGVTETITRSFKLGFDFGPVIFYDGQGLLVKKSLGITKGADLDGATIGVQSGTTGELNIADFFRKTGKSYTPVVFEDSKEFLAALESGRVDALTQDSSDLASRRTQAAHPDDYVLLPDRLSKEPLAPAIRGGDHDWLQIVNWTVYATIQAEELGITSKNIDDFLTSKDPSIQRFLGVDPSLGQAIGLDPKFAYNIIKTVGNYGEIFDRNVGKGTPLNFDRGLNQIWEKGGLLYSPPFR